TTCTTGCAAGAGGTTCATCATCAACTATTAAACATCTCATTTTCATTTAACTGTATTTTTAAATGCACTATAAACATAGAATTATTACGTTCTATATTTAATAAGTGTCTATTTGGATAAATTAGTTCTAATCTCCTTTTCACATTAGCTAATCCGATACCTTTATTTTCTATTGATGACTTCTTAACACTTTCTTTTGAAACCGTATTTTCAACTTTAAAATTCAATGTATTATTATATTCAATTGTAGATTCGATATGTATCCGATATCCTTTACTGCTTTGTCCATGCTTAAAAGCATTTTCAACAAGAGGCAGTAAAAGCATTGGTGATATAGTAAATTTTTCTTGATGATCCGGAAAAGAATACTTTACCATAACAAGGTCTTCATGTCTTACCCTTTCTATATCAATATAATTCGTTAAGTTTTCAAATTCGCGCTCTAGTTCAATGCTTTTTTTATTCGCTTCATATAATTGATGACTTAATATTTCTGAGAATTGAAGCAACATTTTCTTACCACTCTTTAAATTTTTATCTAACATTATATAAATACTGTTTAAGGAATTAAAAAGAAAATGTGGATT
This region of Aquimarina spinulae genomic DNA includes:
- a CDS encoding sensor histidine kinase, with translation MPKFLLKKRIINYVVLLILTVTIVTIITSYYLSFYFKYINIYLPTSDFFGSIPGKIAIVTEVILSLGLSMTLFLTDEWYRKDQSMKEIEQKQLETELNLLKNQINPHFLFNSLNSIYIMLDKNLKSGKKMLLQFSEILSHQLYEANKKSIELEREFENLTNYIDIERVRHEDLVMVKYSFPDHQEKFTISPMLLLPLVENAFKHGQSSKGYRIHIESTIEYNNTLNFKVENTVSKESVKKSSIENKGIGLANVKRRLELIYPNRHLLNIERNNSMFIVHLKIQLNENEMFNS